Within the Deltaproteobacteria bacterium genome, the region TCAGCTCAAGACCGTGATGCGCAACGACATCCCGCGCACCGTGGACCAACAGAACCCGGCCTCGGCCCAGGAATAGACGGAATCCGCCATGCTGCTCAAACTGTTCTTTTCCACCGTCATCTGCGCCTTCATCGGCTGGATCACCAATTTCATCGCCATCAAGATGCTTTTCCATCCGCGAGTACCGGTCCAGGTCGGCAGCCTGACCATCCAGGGCATCTTTCCCAAGCGCCAAAAAGCCCTGGCCCTGAATCTGGCCGCCGTCATCGAGGGCGAACTCCTGTCCCACGACGACATCCGCG harbors:
- a CDS encoding DUF445 family protein produces the protein MLLKLFFSTVICAFIGWITNFIAIKMLFHPRVPVQVGSLTIQGIFPKRQKALALNLAAVIEGELLSHDDIR